A portion of the Camelus ferus isolate YT-003-E chromosome 16, BCGSAC_Cfer_1.0, whole genome shotgun sequence genome contains these proteins:
- the CDR2L gene encoding cerebellar degeneration-related protein 2-like, whose amino-acid sequence MRRAARMEDFTAEEEEPWYDQQDLEQDLHLAAELGKTLLERNKELEESLQQMYSTNEEQVQEIEYLTKQLDTLRHVNEQHAKVYEQLDLAARDLELTNQKLVLESKAAQQKIHGLTETIERLQTQVEELQAQVEQLRGLEQLRVRREKRERRRTIHTFPCLKELCTSPRCEDAFRLHSSSLELGPRPLEQENERLQTLVGVLRSQVSQERQRKERVEREYTVVLQEYAELERQLCEMEGCRLRVQELEAELLELQQMKQAKTYLLGREDHLAEALLAPLTQAPEADDPQPGSGDDSGTQDGVSSPAASPGHAVRKSCSDTALNAIVAKDPASRHAGNLTLHANSVRKRGMSILREVDEQYHALLEKYEELLSKCRQHGAGVRHAGVQTSRPISRDSSWRDLRGCEEGQGEAKAGEKSLSQHVEAVDKRLEQSQPEYKALFKEIFSRIQKTKADINATKVKTHSSK is encoded by the exons ATGCGGAGGGCCGCCAGGATGGAGGACTTCACCGCAGAGGAAGAGGAGCCCTGGTACGACCAGCAGGACCTGGAGCAGG ACTTGCACTTGGCCGCAGAACTGGGGAAGACGCTGCTGGAGAGGAACAAGGAGCTGGAGGAGTCTCTGCAGCAGATGTACTCCACCAATGAGGAGCAAGTGCAGGAGATCGAG tACCTGACCAAACAGCTAGACACACTGCGGCACGTGAATGAGCAGCATGCCAAAGTGTATGAGCAGCTGGACCTGGCAGCCCGGGACCTGGAGCTGACCAACCAGAAGCTGGTGCTGGAGAGTAAGGCTGCCCAGCAGAAGATCCATGG gCTGACAGAGACCATTGAGCGCCTGCAGACCCAGGTCGAGGAGCTGCAGGCCCAGGTGGAGCAGCTGCGGGGCCTGGAGCAGCTGCGAGTGCGCCGGGAGAAGCGGGAACGCAGACGCACCATCCACACCTTCCCCTGTCTCAAGGAGCTGTGCACCAGCCCCCG gtgCGAGGATGCCTTCCGCCTGCACAGTTCTTCCCTGGAGCTGGGCCCACGGCCCCTGGAACAGGAGAATGAGAGGCTGCAGACCTTGGTGGGGGTGCTGCGTTCCCAGGTGAGCCAGGAGCGGCAGCGCAAGGAGCGGGTGGAGCGCGAGTACACAGTGGTGCTCCAGGAGTACGCGGAGCTGGAGCGGCAGCTGTGTGAGATGGAGGGCTGCCGCCTTCGTGTGCAGGAGCTGGAGGCCGAGCTGCTGGAGCTGCAGCAGATGAAGCAGGCAAAGACCTACTTGCTGGGCCGGGAAGACCACCTGGCGGAGGCCCTGCTGGCGCCCCTCACCCAGGCGCCTGAAGCCGATGACCCCCAGCCCGGCAGCGGGGACGACTCAGGCACCCAGGACGGTGTCTCCTCCCCAGCCGCCTCCCCAGGCCACGCCGTGCGCAAAAGCTGCAGCGACACGGCGCTCAACGCCATCGTGGCCAAAGACCCGGCCAGCCGGCACGCGGGCAACCTCACGCTGCACGCCAACAGCGTGCGCAAGCGGGGCATGTCCATCCTGCGCGAGGTGGACGAGCAGTACCACGCGCTGCTCGAGAAGTACGAGGAGCTGCTGAGCAAGTGCCGGCAGCACGGGGCTGGGGTGCGGCACGCGGGCGTGCAGACCTCGCGGCCCATCTCCCGGGACAGCTCGTGGAGGGACCTGCGGGGGTGCGAGGAGGGCCAGGGGGAGGCCAAGGCGGGTGAGAAGAGCCTGAGCCAGCACGTGGAGGCCGTGGATAAGCGGCTGGAGCAGAGCCAGCCCGAGTACAAGGCGCTCTTCAAAGAGATCTTCTCCAGGATCCAGAAAACTAAGGCTGACATCAATGCCACCAAAGTTAAGACGCATAGCAGCAAGTGA